A window of Pullulanibacillus sp. KACC 23026 genomic DNA:
TGATCTCATCAATAATATGCTGCATGAATGCCCCTCCTTCCACAGAATGCTCTTACAAGGGATCAAAAGATTCGCTCAAGCTCATCTTCTCGCACTTGCAGCGGAACATCGTAATCAAATGGCCGTAAGCCACTTAAATAGTTTATATGATTTGCATAGAGAAATCAAGTTGAATCTTGATTATATATGAATAGTTAGGCCACTTTTTTAATGAAGCAGCTTAGATTATTTCTTAATTTTAGGTGCTAATTGATAAATTTCAGCTTATATTTGTTTCTTAAGCTCCCACTTTAACCATTAGATGGAAATTACTGCTTCTAAATTCTCATGAAAAAACTTAGAAAAAACACTCCCTAACCAATTTGTGTCGGGCAAGGTGTTTGTCACTTACTTTTATTCAGGCTTCTCTTTATACGCCTCTAATAAGTCCGGCCTTCGTTCGCGTGTTCGCCGCAAGGATTCAGCCTTCCGCCATTCCTCGATTTTCGCATGATTGCCTGATAGGAGGACGTCTGGAACTTTAAACCCGCGGAAGTTCGCAGGCCTCGTATATTGCGGGTGCTCTAACAACCCGCTTGAGAAGGAATCTGTAACAGCTGAAACGTCGTTGCCGAGTGCTCCAGGAAGCAGACGAACCACACTATCAATGATCACCATCGCTGCAAGCTCACCGCCTGTTAACACGTAGTCGCCAATCGACAGCTCGTCCGTGACAAGCTGCTCGCGAATGCGCTCATCATAGCCTTCATAATGTCCG
This region includes:
- the trmD gene encoding tRNA (guanosine(37)-N1)-methyltransferase TrmD: MKIDVLSLFPDMFTGVFEQSILKKAKEKGVASYKVTNFRDFADNKHNKVDDYPYGGGAGMVLMPQPIFDAVDSLKQQVAPEAKPPRIILMTPQGDRYTQRHAEELAKEDHLIFLCGHYEGYDERIREQLVTDELSIGDYVLTGGELAAMVIIDSVVRLLPGALGNDVSAVTDSFSSGLLEHPQYTRPANFRGFKVPDVLLSGNHAKIEEWRKAESLRRTRERRPDLLEAYKEKPE